In a single window of the Anguilla rostrata isolate EN2019 chromosome 4, ASM1855537v3, whole genome shotgun sequence genome:
- the LOC135254124 gene encoding uncharacterized protein LOC135254124 isoform X1 has protein sequence MQALPISVCSLPYSTRFQRRGPPKRRNPANLSYPQLSPCNNCTVAGGLWNCQSASKKADFISAYASLLSLDFLALTETWITPENTATPAALSSFFSFSHTPRPSGRGGGTGLLISPSWKYSALPLSDLPRFSFEYHSVSITCPTNLYIVVIYRPPGPLGNFIDELDILLSSFPEDGTPLILLGDFNLHLETSQSSAVLHLLHSFDLSLQSSPPTHKAGNLLDLVFLRNSPCTDITVTPLHTSDHHFVSFSLPLAPSHPPSPPTPSVSVRRNLCSLSTSSLASSVTAALPPLESFTTLPTDSASTSLLSSLTSALDSLCPTVSRPTRPSPPRPWMSNAIRTSRVGLRTAERKWRTSRDASDLSAYQSLLAAFSSTVTAAKAISPEILPFITSLVNSSLTSGCFPSTFKKALISPLLKKTTLDPSIIGNYRPVSLLPFLSKTIERAASNQLSVFLSQNELLDPHQSGFRPGHSTETALLSVNEALHAARAASLSSVLLLLDLSAAFDTVDHPTLLSSLSAMGSVAQSSIGLSLTSQIAPSR, from the exons ATGCAAGCTCTTCCcatctctgtctgctctctgccctACAGCACCCGGTTCCAAAGACGTGGCCCCCCTAAGCGACGGAACCCAGCTAACCTCTCCTACCCCCAGCTGTCTCCCTGCAATAACTGCACAGTTGCTGGAGGACtttggaactgccagtctgcttcaAAGAAGGCTGATTTCATCTCAGCCTatgcctccctgctctcccttgatttccttgccctcactgagacatGGATCACCCCAgagaacactgcaacccctgctgccctctcctctttcttttcattctccCACACTCCCCGACCATCAGGCCGTGGTGGTGGCACTGGTCTTctaatctctccctcctggaaataCTCAGCCCTACCTCTCTCTGACCTACCCCGATTCAGTTTTGAATACCATTCTGTTTCAATCACCTGTCCAACTAATCTAtacattgttgtcatttatcGCCCCCCAGGTCCACTGGGAAACTTCATCGATGAGCTGGATATCCTACTCAGCTctttccctgaggacggcaccccactgatcctgcTTGGAGATTTCAACCTCCACCTGGAAACATCccagtcttcagctgtcctacatctcctccactcctttgacctctccctacagtCATCTCCCCCTACCCACAAGGCGGGCAACCTCCTCGACCTGGTTTTTCTGAGGAATAGCCCTTGCACCGATATCACTGTAACCCCTCTGCACACCTCTGACCACCACTtcgtttccttctccctcccccttgctcCCTCTCACCCACCTTCTCCTCCCACACCCAGTGTATCTGTCCGCCGcaatctctgctccctctcaacctcctctcttgcttcatctgtcactgctgccctccctcctctcgaATCCTTCACTACCCTCCCCACTGATTCTGCATCCACCTCCCTACTTTCCTCCCTTACATCTGCTCTTGACTCCCTCTGCCCCACTGTCTCTAGGCCAACACGTCCATCTCCTCCCCGCCCGTGGATGTCCAATGCCATACGCACCTCCAGGGTTGGACTCCGtacagcagagaggaagtggaggacatCCAGAGATGCTTCAGACCTCTCTGCCTACCAATCCCTCCTTGCAGCGTTCTCCTCCACGGTGACTGCTGCCAAG gcaatctcaCCCGAGATTCTCCCATTCATCACCTCCCtggttaactcctccctgacatcCGGCTGCTTCCCGTcaaccttcaagaaggccctcatctcccccctcctgaaaaagactacactagacccctccatcattgggaactacagaccggtatctctccttccatttctgtcaaaaaccattgaacgtgctgcatcaaatcaactctctgtgtttctttcacagaatgagctcctcgatccccatcagtctggattcagaccaggccactcgacagagaccgcactcctctctgtcaacgaagctctccacgcagcccgagcagcctccctctcctccgtcttattacttctggacctatcggcagccttcgacacagtcgaccaccccaccctcctgtcctccctatctgcaatgggatctgtggcacagtcctcaattggattgagtcttacctctcagatcgctccttccaggtag
- the LOC135254124 gene encoding uncharacterized protein LOC135254124 isoform X2 produces MQALPISVCSLPYSTRFQRRGPPKRRNPANLSYPQLSPCNNCTVAGGLWNCQSASKKADFISAYASLLSLDFLALTETWITPENTATPAALSSFFSFSHTPRPSGRGGGTGLLISPSWKYSALPLSDLPRFSFEYHSVSITCPTNLYIVVIYRPPGPLGNFIDELDILLSSFPEDGTPLILLGDFNLHLETSQSSAVLHLLHSFDLSLQSSPPTHKAGNLLDLVFLRNSPCTDITVTPLHTSDHHFVSFSLPLAPSHPPSPPTPSVSVRRNLCSLSTSSLASSVTAALPPLESFTTLPTDSASTSLLSSLTSALDSLCPTVSRPTRPSPPRPWMSNAIRTSRVGLRTAERKWRTSRDASDLSAYQSLLAAFSSTVTAAKAISPEILPFITSLVNSSLTSGCFPSTFKKALISPLLKKTTLDPSIIGNYRPNELLDPHQSGFRPGHSTETALLSVNEALHAARAASLSSVLLLLDLSAAFDTVDHPTLLSSLSAMGSVAQSSIGLSLTSQIAPSR; encoded by the exons ATGCAAGCTCTTCCcatctctgtctgctctctgccctACAGCACCCGGTTCCAAAGACGTGGCCCCCCTAAGCGACGGAACCCAGCTAACCTCTCCTACCCCCAGCTGTCTCCCTGCAATAACTGCACAGTTGCTGGAGGACtttggaactgccagtctgcttcaAAGAAGGCTGATTTCATCTCAGCCTatgcctccctgctctcccttgatttccttgccctcactgagacatGGATCACCCCAgagaacactgcaacccctgctgccctctcctctttcttttcattctccCACACTCCCCGACCATCAGGCCGTGGTGGTGGCACTGGTCTTctaatctctccctcctggaaataCTCAGCCCTACCTCTCTCTGACCTACCCCGATTCAGTTTTGAATACCATTCTGTTTCAATCACCTGTCCAACTAATCTAtacattgttgtcatttatcGCCCCCCAGGTCCACTGGGAAACTTCATCGATGAGCTGGATATCCTACTCAGCTctttccctgaggacggcaccccactgatcctgcTTGGAGATTTCAACCTCCACCTGGAAACATCccagtcttcagctgtcctacatctcctccactcctttgacctctccctacagtCATCTCCCCCTACCCACAAGGCGGGCAACCTCCTCGACCTGGTTTTTCTGAGGAATAGCCCTTGCACCGATATCACTGTAACCCCTCTGCACACCTCTGACCACCACTtcgtttccttctccctcccccttgctcCCTCTCACCCACCTTCTCCTCCCACACCCAGTGTATCTGTCCGCCGcaatctctgctccctctcaacctcctctcttgcttcatctgtcactgctgccctccctcctctcgaATCCTTCACTACCCTCCCCACTGATTCTGCATCCACCTCCCTACTTTCCTCCCTTACATCTGCTCTTGACTCCCTCTGCCCCACTGTCTCTAGGCCAACACGTCCATCTCCTCCCCGCCCGTGGATGTCCAATGCCATACGCACCTCCAGGGTTGGACTCCGtacagcagagaggaagtggaggacatCCAGAGATGCTTCAGACCTCTCTGCCTACCAATCCCTCCTTGCAGCGTTCTCCTCCACGGTGACTGCTGCCAAG gcaatctcaCCCGAGATTCTCCCATTCATCACCTCCCtggttaactcctccctgacatcCGGCTGCTTCCCGTcaaccttcaagaaggccctcatctcccccctcctgaaaaagactacactagacccctccatcattgggaactacagaccg aatgagctcctcgatccccatcagtctggattcagaccaggccactcgacagagaccgcactcctctctgtcaacgaagctctccacgcagcccgagcagcctccctctcctccgtcttattacttctggacctatcggcagccttcgacacagtcgaccaccccaccctcctgtcctccctatctgcaatgggatctgtggcacagtcctcaattggattgagtcttacctctcagatcgctccttccaggtag
- the LOC135254124 gene encoding uncharacterized protein LOC135254124 isoform X3: MQALPISVCSLPYSTRFQRRGPPKRRNPANLSYPQLSPCNNCTVAGGLWNCQSASKKADFISAYASLLSLDFLALTETWITPENTATPAALSSFFSFSHTPRPSGRGGGTGLLISPSWKYSALPLSDLPRFSFEYHSVSITCPTNLYIVVIYRPPGPLGNFIDELDILLSSFPEDGTPLILLGDFNLHLETSQSSAVLHLLHSFDLSLQSSPPTHKAGNLLDLVFLRNSPCTDITVTPLHTSDHHFVSFSLPLAPSHPPSPPTPSVSVRRNLCSLSTSSLASSVTAALPPLESFTTLPTDSASTSLLSSLTSALDSLCPTVSRPTRPSPPRPWMSNAIRTSRVGLRTAERKWRTSRDASDLSAYQSLLAAFSSTVTAAKNELLDPHQSGFRPGHSTETALLSVNEALHAARAASLSSVLLLLDLSAAFDTVDHPTLLSSLSAMGSVAQSSIGLSLTSQIAPSR, translated from the exons ATGCAAGCTCTTCCcatctctgtctgctctctgccctACAGCACCCGGTTCCAAAGACGTGGCCCCCCTAAGCGACGGAACCCAGCTAACCTCTCCTACCCCCAGCTGTCTCCCTGCAATAACTGCACAGTTGCTGGAGGACtttggaactgccagtctgcttcaAAGAAGGCTGATTTCATCTCAGCCTatgcctccctgctctcccttgatttccttgccctcactgagacatGGATCACCCCAgagaacactgcaacccctgctgccctctcctctttcttttcattctccCACACTCCCCGACCATCAGGCCGTGGTGGTGGCACTGGTCTTctaatctctccctcctggaaataCTCAGCCCTACCTCTCTCTGACCTACCCCGATTCAGTTTTGAATACCATTCTGTTTCAATCACCTGTCCAACTAATCTAtacattgttgtcatttatcGCCCCCCAGGTCCACTGGGAAACTTCATCGATGAGCTGGATATCCTACTCAGCTctttccctgaggacggcaccccactgatcctgcTTGGAGATTTCAACCTCCACCTGGAAACATCccagtcttcagctgtcctacatctcctccactcctttgacctctccctacagtCATCTCCCCCTACCCACAAGGCGGGCAACCTCCTCGACCTGGTTTTTCTGAGGAATAGCCCTTGCACCGATATCACTGTAACCCCTCTGCACACCTCTGACCACCACTtcgtttccttctccctcccccttgctcCCTCTCACCCACCTTCTCCTCCCACACCCAGTGTATCTGTCCGCCGcaatctctgctccctctcaacctcctctcttgcttcatctgtcactgctgccctccctcctctcgaATCCTTCACTACCCTCCCCACTGATTCTGCATCCACCTCCCTACTTTCCTCCCTTACATCTGCTCTTGACTCCCTCTGCCCCACTGTCTCTAGGCCAACACGTCCATCTCCTCCCCGCCCGTGGATGTCCAATGCCATACGCACCTCCAGGGTTGGACTCCGtacagcagagaggaagtggaggacatCCAGAGATGCTTCAGACCTCTCTGCCTACCAATCCCTCCTTGCAGCGTTCTCCTCCACGGTGACTGCTGCCAAG aatgagctcctcgatccccatcagtctggattcagaccaggccactcgacagagaccgcactcctctctgtcaacgaagctctccacgcagcccgagcagcctccctctcctccgtcttattacttctggacctatcggcagccttcgacacagtcgaccaccccaccctcctgtcctccctatctgcaatgggatctgtggcacagtcctcaattggattgagtcttacctctcagatcgctccttccaggtag